In Candidatus Pelagibacter sp. HIMB1321, a single genomic region encodes these proteins:
- the lpxA gene encoding acyl-ACP--UDP-N-acetylglucosamine O-acyltransferase, whose product MIHETAIVDPKAKLSDNIIVGPYSIIGPNVEILEGTEIQGHVNITGNTKIGSNNKIYPFASLGNDPQDLKYKNEKTQLIIGNNNKIREYVTINPGTEGGGGITRIGNNCLFMVSSHIAHDCLVGDNVILANNVPLGGHAHVDDGAIIGGNSAVQQFTRVGKYAMIGGMCGVVRDVIPYGIAHGNRSILQGLNLIGLRRKNFPNKEILELSDAYKQIFKNENLTENLSNLSNELKKNKLVSEVVSFIEKDKKRPICTPFSK is encoded by the coding sequence ATGATACATGAAACAGCAATAGTTGATCCAAAAGCAAAATTGTCTGACAACATAATTGTTGGTCCTTATAGTATTATTGGACCGAATGTTGAAATTTTAGAGGGAACTGAGATACAGGGACATGTGAATATTACTGGTAATACAAAAATCGGATCTAATAATAAGATTTATCCATTTGCCTCTTTAGGTAATGATCCTCAAGATTTAAAATATAAAAATGAAAAAACTCAACTCATCATAGGGAATAACAATAAAATAAGGGAATATGTAACGATAAATCCAGGTACAGAGGGTGGTGGAGGAATTACTAGAATCGGAAATAACTGTTTATTCATGGTTTCATCACATATAGCCCATGACTGTTTAGTTGGTGATAACGTTATACTTGCCAATAACGTACCTTTAGGTGGTCATGCACATGTCGATGATGGAGCTATTATAGGAGGCAATTCCGCCGTACAGCAATTTACTAGGGTAGGAAAATACGCAATGATAGGTGGCATGTGTGGTGTAGTAAGGGATGTTATTCCGTATGGTATAGCGCATGGGAATAGAAGTATTTTACAAGGATTAAATTTAATTGGCTTAAGAAGAAAGAATTTTCCTAATAAAGAAATTTTAGAACTTAGTGATGCATACAAGCAAATATTTAAAAATGAGAATTTGACAGAAAATTTAAGCAATTTATCAAATGAATTAAAAAAAAATAAACTAGTTTCAGAAGTAGTTAGTTTTATAGAAAAAGATAAAAAAAGACCAATTTGTACACCATTTTCAAAATAA
- the bamA gene encoding outer membrane protein assembly factor BamA: MIKKLLFILFILTINAQSAVIKDIVVDGNNRVSKESIQMFSTVKSGDDIDQNKLNTILKDLYETNFFKNVTLSIENNILKITVEENPIVQNYFIEGIKNKSLLEVIEKNILFKAKSSFDLSLVKKDRNNILFILKKAGYYFSDVDIFTENLENNKIDLTYKISLGEKAKINKIKFIGDKVFKDNKLSSIILSEEYRFWKFLSGKKYLNEDIISIDERLLKNFYLNKGFYNVNIKSSFAKLNNDDQFELIFNIIPGQKIYFNNLSLKLPDDYNENNFTKINNLFNDLKNKPYSLNEIENILDEIEDITINEEFSSIKAVVNESIISDKINLEFSLNELDPSYLNVINIYGNNITEETVIRNQIIIDEGDAYNEILLSKSINNIKSLNIFRSVKEEIIIDDVGNRTLNIIVEEKPTGEITAGAGYGTNGGTLSFSVKENNFLGKGIIVDNSINLSETSIKGGISIVNPNYKNTNNSLSTLINIQETDLLSTNGYKSDIMRFHLGTNFEYLDDLYLGVQTKNSFENLEVGSKASANQKKQAGDYFDSFLNFNFNYDKRNQKFETTDGFFSNYSVDIPIISESLTFINSYKYKNFKELYENNVSTFSFLFKSSNSLNNDNVRLSERLYIPQSNLRGFESGKIGPKDGNDYVGGNFASAVNLTTNLPNLTENFQNLDLGLFLDAANVWSVDYDSSLENNDGIRSAVGIGLDWSTPIGPLTFSLAQPITKKSTDVTETFRFNIGTSF, encoded by the coding sequence ATGATAAAAAAGTTACTATTTATACTTTTCATTTTAACAATTAACGCACAGTCTGCAGTAATTAAAGATATTGTTGTGGATGGTAATAATAGAGTTTCAAAAGAATCTATCCAAATGTTTTCGACTGTAAAATCAGGTGATGATATAGATCAAAATAAATTAAATACTATTCTTAAAGATCTTTATGAAACAAATTTTTTTAAAAATGTAACTTTATCTATTGAAAATAATATACTCAAAATAACAGTAGAAGAAAACCCAATAGTACAAAATTACTTTATTGAAGGTATAAAAAATAAATCTCTTTTAGAAGTAATTGAAAAAAATATTCTTTTTAAAGCCAAATCATCTTTTGATTTGAGTTTAGTTAAAAAAGATAGAAATAATATTTTATTTATATTAAAAAAAGCTGGTTACTATTTTTCTGATGTAGATATCTTTACAGAAAATTTAGAAAATAATAAGATTGATCTTACATATAAAATTTCTCTTGGTGAAAAAGCTAAAATTAATAAAATAAAATTTATTGGTGACAAAGTTTTTAAAGATAACAAGCTCAGCAGTATTATACTTAGTGAAGAATATAGATTTTGGAAATTTCTTTCTGGAAAAAAATATTTAAATGAAGATATAATTTCTATCGACGAAAGACTTTTAAAAAATTTTTATTTAAATAAAGGTTTTTACAATGTAAACATTAAGTCATCATTTGCAAAATTAAATAATGATGATCAGTTTGAACTAATATTTAATATTATTCCTGGACAAAAAATATACTTTAATAATTTATCTTTAAAACTTCCAGATGATTATAATGAAAATAATTTTACTAAGATTAATAATTTATTTAACGATTTAAAGAACAAACCTTATTCATTAAATGAAATCGAAAATATTTTAGATGAAATTGAAGATATAACTATTAATGAAGAATTTAGTTCCATTAAAGCTGTTGTTAACGAATCTATTATATCTGATAAAATTAATCTTGAATTTTCTTTAAATGAGTTGGATCCCTCATATTTAAATGTAATTAATATTTATGGAAATAATATTACTGAAGAAACCGTTATCAGAAATCAAATTATTATAGATGAGGGTGACGCTTATAATGAAATATTATTATCAAAATCAATAAATAATATAAAATCACTTAATATTTTTAGATCTGTAAAAGAAGAAATTATTATTGATGATGTTGGAAATAGAACTTTAAATATAATTGTTGAAGAAAAACCCACTGGTGAAATTACGGCGGGCGCTGGTTATGGAACAAATGGTGGTACTTTATCTTTTTCTGTAAAAGAAAATAACTTTTTAGGTAAAGGTATAATAGTAGATAATAGTATTAATCTTTCAGAAACCTCTATCAAAGGCGGTATATCAATTGTAAACCCAAACTATAAAAATACAAATAATAGTTTATCTACATTGATAAATATTCAGGAGACAGATCTATTGAGTACTAATGGTTACAAATCTGATATTATGAGATTTCATTTAGGTACAAATTTTGAATATTTAGACGACCTATATTTAGGTGTACAAACTAAGAATAGTTTTGAAAATCTCGAAGTTGGAAGTAAAGCTTCTGCAAATCAAAAAAAACAAGCTGGTGATTATTTTGATAGTTTTTTGAATTTTAATTTTAATTATGATAAACGAAATCAAAAATTTGAAACCACAGATGGATTTTTTAGCAATTATTCAGTCGATATACCAATAATAAGTGAAAGTCTAACTTTTATAAACTCTTATAAATATAAAAATTTTAAAGAATTATATGAAAATAACGTCTCTACTTTTTCTTTTTTATTCAAATCATCTAATTCTTTAAATAATGATAATGTAAGACTATCTGAAAGATTATATATTCCTCAATCCAATCTACGAGGATTTGAAAGTGGAAAAATTGGTCCAAAAGATGGAAATGATTATGTTGGAGGTAATTTCGCAAGTGCAGTTAACTTAACCACTAATCTTCCAAATTTAACGGAAAACTTTCAAAATTTGGATTTAGGATTATTTTTGGATGCTGCAAATGTTTGGAGTGTTGATTACGATTCATCTTTAGAAAATAATGATGGCATTAGAAGTGCTGTTGGTATTGGTCTTGATTGGTCAACGCCAATTGGTCCTTTAACTTTTTCTTTGGCACAACCAATTACAAAAAAATCAACGGATGTTACAGAGACTTTTAGATTTAATATTGGTACATCTTTTTAA
- the lpxD gene encoding UDP-3-O-(3-hydroxymyristoyl)glucosamine N-acyltransferase: MSSAFFKNNGPYTILEILNCLNIKIENEVSNRKINDIKDLFSSNENDITFFHSKKYKDIANKTKASFCITTDALRNDLPETCTPLIVDNVLFSTSKLTAKFYPDSINDDFDNSVTDIFKTEFADNVKYGKNVLIGKNISIGSNCLIGHNTIIEKNVSIGDNCSIGSNTIIRNSIIKNNVRILDNCVLGKHGFGFFPLKKGNLRYPHIGIVLIEDNCEIGCGSTIDRGSMSNTVIGKNTYLDNQIHIAHNVKIGDNSIIAGQVGIAGSSVIGNNVKIGGQAGISGHLKIGNNVEIAGGSGVIKDIPDNAKVMGYPAKNIRKFLKDNK, translated from the coding sequence ATGTCATCAGCTTTTTTTAAAAATAATGGTCCTTATACTATTTTAGAGATTCTAAATTGTCTGAATATAAAAATTGAAAATGAGGTATCAAATAGAAAAATCAATGACATTAAGGATTTATTTAGTTCCAATGAAAATGACATAACTTTTTTCCATTCAAAAAAATATAAAGATATTGCAAATAAAACAAAAGCTTCTTTTTGCATTACAACAGATGCCCTTAGGAATGATCTACCTGAAACTTGTACTCCATTAATTGTCGACAATGTTTTGTTTTCAACTTCAAAATTAACAGCAAAATTTTATCCAGATTCAATTAATGATGATTTTGATAATTCAGTTACAGATATTTTTAAAACTGAATTTGCTGATAATGTGAAATATGGAAAAAATGTTCTAATTGGAAAAAATATTTCAATAGGATCTAATTGTTTGATTGGACACAATACTATTATTGAGAAAAATGTATCTATTGGAGATAATTGCTCAATAGGATCAAATACAATTATTAGAAATTCCATAATTAAAAATAATGTAAGAATTTTAGATAATTGTGTTTTAGGCAAGCATGGGTTTGGTTTTTTTCCTTTAAAAAAAGGCAATTTAAGATATCCACATATTGGAATTGTTTTAATTGAAGATAATTGCGAAATTGGTTGTGGCTCAACTATAGACAGAGGCTCTATGTCTAATACTGTTATTGGAAAAAATACTTATTTAGATAATCAAATTCATATAGCTCATAATGTAAAAATTGGCGATAATTCAATTATTGCTGGACAAGTTGGAATTGCTGGTAGTTCCGTAATAGGCAATAATGTTAAAATAGGTGGTCAAGCTGGAATTTCAGGTCATCTAAAAATAGGTAATAATGTTGAAATAGCAGGCGGCAGTGGAGTAATTAAAGATATTCCAGATAATGCCAAAGTAATGGGATATCCCGCAAAAAATATAAGAAAATTTTTGAAAGATAATAAATGA
- the lpxI gene encoding UDP-2,3-diacylglucosamine diphosphatase LpxI domain-containing protein (LpxI, functionally equivalent to LpxH, replaces it in LPS biosynthesis in a minority of bacteria.) → MIGLFLGDTDFPEIVLKKIKKLKKKYFIIDFSKNNKFKKDKNSYRISIGQFGKIIKLIKKKKSNKVLFAGKIARPNLKSLRLDLKGIYYMPSVIKASKIGDAAIIKSIINILFNEEIKVISSIHFNPELSLKKGIYTKTKSNKNENNSIKKAINYFNKINNLDHVQALVVKDEKIIAIEGKQGTKNMLSRLKKNSKGILIKLPKNKQDLRMDLPTVGLQTIKDIKKYGLKGLVLKSKKNIFLNKDEVIRFADKNNIFIKVI, encoded by the coding sequence ATGATTGGGTTATTTTTAGGTGACACAGATTTTCCTGAAATAGTTTTAAAAAAAATAAAAAAATTAAAAAAAAAATATTTTATTATTGATTTTTCTAAGAATAATAAATTTAAAAAAGATAAAAATTCTTATAGGATAAGTATTGGACAATTTGGAAAAATAATAAAATTAATCAAAAAAAAAAAATCTAACAAAGTTTTATTTGCAGGTAAAATAGCAAGACCAAATCTCAAATCTCTTAGATTAGATTTAAAAGGAATATATTATATGCCAAGTGTCATTAAAGCATCTAAAATTGGTGATGCTGCAATTATCAAATCAATAATTAATATCTTATTTAATGAGGAAATAAAAGTAATCAGCTCTATACACTTCAATCCAGAATTATCACTTAAAAAAGGGATTTATACAAAAACAAAGTCAAATAAGAATGAAAATAATTCAATAAAAAAAGCTATAAATTATTTCAATAAGATTAATAATTTAGATCACGTACAAGCTTTAGTTGTCAAAGATGAAAAAATAATTGCAATAGAAGGAAAGCAAGGAACAAAAAATATGCTTTCAAGACTAAAGAAAAATTCAAAAGGTATTTTAATAAAATTACCAAAAAACAAACAAGATTTAAGAATGGATTTACCAACTGTTGGATTACAAACAATAAAAGATATAAAAAAATATGGATTAAAGGGTCTCGTTTTAAAATCTAAGAAGAATATTTTTCTTAATAAAGATGAGGTAATTCGTTTTGCTGATAAAAACAACATTTTTATTAAAGTAA
- the fabZ gene encoding 3-hydroxyacyl-ACP dehydratase FabZ, which produces MNNLNKKEIENLLPHRDPMLLIDELTDIKKLQSATGIVNVRKNSFFVQGHFPNQPVMPGVLIVESFGQAAAALTAHGLDKSTYENKLVFLMGVEKARFRNPVIPDCKLILKIEAIRSHGRVWKYKGEAFVDDKKMADAIWSATIVDKK; this is translated from the coding sequence ATGAATAATTTAAACAAAAAAGAAATAGAAAATCTTCTGCCTCATAGAGATCCTATGTTATTGATTGATGAACTTACAGACATAAAAAAATTACAATCTGCAACAGGTATTGTTAATGTGAGAAAAAACAGTTTTTTTGTTCAAGGTCACTTTCCTAATCAACCTGTAATGCCAGGTGTTTTAATTGTTGAATCATTCGGACAAGCTGCAGCAGCTCTTACAGCTCATGGTCTTGATAAATCAACATATGAGAACAAATTAGTTTTTTTAATGGGTGTTGAAAAAGCACGTTTTAGAAATCCTGTAATACCTGACTGTAAGTTAATTTTAAAAATTGAAGCAATTAGATCACATGGTCGTGTATGGAAATACAAAGGAGAAGCTTTTGTTGATGATAAAAAAATGGCCGATGCTATATGGTCTGCAACAATTGTTGACAAGAAATAA